CGGTTTCGCCACCCATTTCGCTAACCAATCAGGCCAGGCGTTTGCGGTTTGTGACGCGATTTCAGAACGGGGAGCAACCTTCAGCGCCGTGCGTCGCAAAAGTTCGGAAATAGCCGAAACGCTGTTTGCAGTGAGAAGTTCCTTCAATGCAATCCGGCGATAGGCGTTGGCGCGCCAGTCCTTCCAACTGCGGTAGAGCAAATAAACGATTCCCGTGAGCAGCAGCGCCAACAAGACCCACCAACCAGGCGCAAGCGGCCACCAGGAGACCTCCGGCGGGACGACGATATCGTGCAGCTTGTCGAGACTTGTCGCGTCGTCTTTCATGATTGAGCTGGTCTGTCTCCGAGCAAGGAGCGAATTTGTCCGGCTACGGCAGCGGCGGTAGTGATCGGCAAAACCGGTACTCGCAGGTTGTGGAATAATTGCGTCCACCGATCCAGTCGTTGCTGGAAAGCGACGCGAAAAGCATCGGCGAACTGCGAGCTGTCCGGGATGTTCCAAGACTTACCTCGATCGGCGGCAATCATCCCAGGCGAGCCGATCAACGATGCTCCTAGGGGATCGTAAACGGCGACCACTAGTACATCGTTATGCGCGGCAATTTGAGTCGATAACCGCTCGGTCTGTTCATCGGCTCCATCCAGATCACTCACAATCACAACAAGGTGGCTATGATTGGCGACACTTAACGCATGACGCAACGCATCGTTCAGCGCGAGTTCTCCGGTGACTTGCTCTCCTGTGGCCAGTCGCTGGTTGAAACGGACCGTTTCATGAAATAGCTGCAGCATGCGAGTTTGGCTGCGGTGAGGTCGGACCTGGACAATCTCCTGTTCATTGAAAACGATCCCGCCGACCCGATCCCCAGAGCTCAACGCTCGCCAGGCTCCAATCGCGACCAACTCCGCCGCCGTGACGGACTTCATCGCTCTCTGACTACCAAAGAACATGGGAGAACGTTGGTCGACAACAAACAACACCGGGCGTTCGCGTTCTTCGCTATAAACTCGAACTTGCGGAGATCGCAACCGGGCTGTGGCTTTCCAGTCAATCGTCCGAACGTCGTCTCCTTGGTGATACTGACGAAGTTCTTCGAACGCCAAACCGCGCCCGCGTAAACGAGACGCATGTCGACCCGCCAGTAACGAAGCGACAGGCTGACGAGGTTGGAGAGAGAACCCTCGGGCCTCTGCTTTTAGCAGCAGCATTTCTTCGAGCGAGATTTGAATTCGATCTTCCATGCCTGGTTTACGTAGGAACAACAGCCTTGAGCAGCGAGGTGATTACATCGGTCCGCGTGACGCCAGCGGCTTCCGCTTCGTAGGTCAAGTGGATGCGATGGGCCAGGCACGCCGGAGCGACAGCGCGAATATTGTCTGGCGAGACGAAATCTTGCCCTTGCAGCCAGGCATGCGCCCTCGCGGCGGCATCCAGCGCGATCGTTCCGCGGGGACTCGCGCCAATCCGAATCCACTGCGGCAAATCTCCTTCATATCGTTTCGGTTCGCGGGTAGCGAGAACCAGGTCGACGATATACTTTTCGGCCGCATCCGCCACATGAATTGCGTTGACTTCTTTGCGGGCTGCGAAGATCACCTCTTGCGAAATCTTGGCCGGGGCCTGTTCCGCTTGCCCTGACTTTTCGCCGCGGACGAGTCGCAGGATCGCCCGTTCGTTGTCACCGGCCGGGTAATCCACTCTTACATAAAGCAAGAAGCGATCCATCTGGGCTTCGGGAAGCGGATAGGTCCCTTCCTGCTCGATCGGGTTTTGCGTCGCCAAGACGAGAAACAAATCGGGCAAGGGATGGGTTTCGGAGGCGACGGTGACCTGTCGTTCTTCCATCGCTTCCAGCAATGCCGCTTGGACTTTGGCGGGTGCGCGGTTGATTTCATCGGCTAACACCAGATTGCCGAAGATCGGGCCTGGTTGAAAATCGAACGCGCCATTCTGTTCTCGATAGATCTCAGCGCCTGTCACATCAGAAGGGAGCAGATCAGGCGTAAACTGAATTCGACTAAACTGGCTGTCGATCAGTTGGGAAAGCGTTTTGATCGAGCGCGTCTTCGCCGTGCCAGGCAGACCTTCCATCAGCACATGACCGTCGGCCAACATGGCGATCAACAAACGTTCGACGACTTCAGGTTGACCGATGACGGCCGAATTGAGCGATTGGGATAATTGCAGAAAAGAGTCGCGAGCGTCCATGAATCGCCTTCGAGAGCGGAGTTTGAAAAGAATTGCGTTGAGTCAAATAGGCCGAGGCGCACCTTGATTACCCTCTCGTTTTACGCGCGCACGGAGAATTCTCAACTTCGCTGCAGTTGTCTGAGAAAGATGGCGTCCCTGTGCAGGGACGCCATCGGTTTTCAGATCGCTAACCTTCTTCGGTTGGCGGACTAGTTGGAAGCCTCCTGCAGGCTTTCCATAATCTGATCCAGGCTAAAGCTGGCTGGCTTTTGGCGCGGCGGAAATTCTTTGAACGATTCCAGAAATTTACCGGTGTAGGCCTGAGCGGGAACCAGCAGGAACGCATGATCCAATAGCCAGTCATAGTAGGTATTGGAAGTGATATCGGCTTGTTCGTACGGATCGGCCCGCAGGTCAAACATCTTGGGAAGGCGAAGCGCCACGAACGGTTCGGCCCAGACTCGAAGCGTTCCCGGAGCGCGCTGTTCCAGGAAGACGAGTTTCCAATTCTCAAATCGCAAAGCAACGACTTGCCCATCATCGTTGAAGTAGAAGAACGATTCGCGGGGCGGTTTTTCTTCTTTCCCGGTCAGATAGGGCAAAAGGTTAAACCCATCCAAGTGGACCTTGAACGACTTGTCGCCTGCTTGATGTCCTTTCAGCAGCTTGTCGGCGATGTTCGGTTCTCCAGCCGCAGCCAGGAAGGTCGGCAACCAGTCAAGACCGCTCACCATTGCGTTAGAAACGGTTCCCGGCTTAATGTGCCCAGGCCAACGAATCACGCACGGAACGCGGAAGGCGCC
The nucleotide sequence above comes from Blastopirellula sp. J2-11. Encoded proteins:
- a CDS encoding DUF4381 domain-containing protein, with amino-acid sequence MKDDATSLDKLHDIVVPPEVSWWPLAPGWWVLLALLLTGIVYLLYRSWKDWRANAYRRIALKELLTANSVSAISELLRRTALKVAPRSEIASQTANAWPDWLAKWVAKPISDSCRQQLADGGYSAAHDASDLGELRGYAANWIKFHRIPENPENTSEQT
- a CDS encoding DUF58 domain-containing protein, whose protein sequence is MEDRIQISLEEMLLLKAEARGFSLQPRQPVASLLAGRHASRLRGRGLAFEELRQYHQGDDVRTIDWKATARLRSPQVRVYSEERERPVLFVVDQRSPMFFGSQRAMKSVTAAELVAIGAWRALSSGDRVGGIVFNEQEIVQVRPHRSQTRMLQLFHETVRFNQRLATGEQVTGELALNDALRHALSVANHSHLVVIVSDLDGADEQTERLSTQIAAHNDVLVVAVYDPLGASLIGSPGMIAADRGKSWNIPDSSQFADAFRVAFQQRLDRWTQLFHNLRVPVLPITTAAAVAGQIRSLLGDRPAQS
- a CDS encoding AAA family ATPase, whose protein sequence is MDARDSFLQLSQSLNSAVIGQPEVVERLLIAMLADGHVLMEGLPGTAKTRSIKTLSQLIDSQFSRIQFTPDLLPSDVTGAEIYREQNGAFDFQPGPIFGNLVLADEINRAPAKVQAALLEAMEERQVTVASETHPLPDLFLVLATQNPIEQEGTYPLPEAQMDRFLLYVRVDYPAGDNERAILRLVRGEKSGQAEQAPAKISQEVIFAARKEVNAIHVADAAEKYIVDLVLATREPKRYEGDLPQWIRIGASPRGTIALDAAARAHAWLQGQDFVSPDNIRAVAPACLAHRIHLTYEAEAAGVTRTDVITSLLKAVVPT